Sequence from the Crassostrea angulata isolate pt1a10 chromosome 9, ASM2561291v2, whole genome shotgun sequence genome:
cgtcgattcctattgtgacgtcagcaaacccgcgagctacgttaatCAGACACATgtcaatttttactttatctctggtctaaaatataaaaaaatacagggGTAAAATGTCTCTAGAAACTCTtataactgaatatatctttgatttctctgtattacgtataattatcattgatgacgtcacatgcATGTTAATAGCAAAGATcaatgtcgggagacaaatcatcggacTGCAGTGTAAACACTGCCAAAATAAGACTTATTTCATACTGATACACACTATTTAGATGATTGTCAGTTtggatataatcaggataatattttgttttattagcgagtgttataaggtaagcagacAAACATTTATGTGGCTTGACcggcctttcctctgtcagtgtgtacaaaaaaggcaaaagtgtaacactaccccgaataTTCGGAAAGTTGAATTTGGCATATATGAAAAGCATATGACCTTAACTACTTGAAAATGGTGTTGCTAGAATCTTGTGCTTCGTTGTTGAAAAAAACATACGTAGTAATTTCAATGGAATTGAAGAATTCGAAGAGGTTTTcgataaataatgataatattcattttatgcgATTAAGAATAGGATTCCAGCAGTAATACTAACATACAttcaaatgaacttcggggtagtgttacactttttgattgtttgttaaggtaaaaaagttatCTATTTTCAACGTGATACCATGGCTTGACAGCTTCAAAAATCGACTCGATTCCGAAgcagaaaaataatataatggCAAACACATTCACTCGATATAGATATTCAGCACTGGtttcataaaagtaaacaattttcaaattagTCGTAATATCAATggtcattaaactcggagttgccttaacctacctgcgtacttgcatttcttccaattgagatagaaaatattaaacttttttacctctggcccctaaaatccaTAACTAGGTAGcacatgagaaaatcgttatattgtcaggatatataaacgtattgtacttaattttgcttttataaccCATTACAATACATGACAAGGTAAATGACTGTATAGATGAGAGACTTTAGGCCCATCTTGATCCCTAATTTGGGGAGACAGTCCCTTTTTCTtattatcaaatgaaaggtcgtttatttataaacacattgtgttaaacaagtgtttaaaaagtCATTACCGTTCCTGatatatatgtgaaagaagTTATTGGGACCGATCCCTAATCTCCTTATAAGGGCCGTTTAACGACATTTTAAAGGTTGAATATGGTTTTGtgcatcattttgagcatctttgcttctatactgcatttccaaagatttttcctttctgatttatagataattaattttttcgGACATTTGACCTCTGAAAACCTCTGATTATGTACTGCATGGTAAAATCAtgacattgcttggatacataactgtaagataacaTATCTGCTTTTAttacctttcacaaaatatctctcagacTTGAGAACCCtctggtcccctaatttgagaggcAAGTCCTCTTTTCTTGATATCTAATGAAAgatcaaatatcaaatgatatatgGGTGATCACATTTTTGGACGTAAGACCCCTAAaaacctaattacgtaacacatgataaaatcaatagattccTTGGATATATACCAGTTGAGAtcgaatcaaaatttgaaattttgtttaacgtgattttgaatgacaacagttgtgaatggaattggaGATCATTTTGGAGAATAAACaggtattgaaaatatttcatgcaCAGGATCATGCATATGACTAATAAAGTGTCTTACAtatgtaaatcttaatgttaaagctgATTGGTccgattttcattaaaacaattgtatgcttttaaacgatggttaggCTAAGTATGTGTGCAATTCAATATACCTTGCAGTAAttttcccggtcaattaagcaatattttaatgaaaaataatgtacatgtcgAAACTCGTTGGATCCGGATGTTGTGTATTCCGGCATGCTGTCCAATCcggcgacattattcagccccttgacattttcctaacattttttgtttaaaaaatattgtgcaaTTCGGATCCTGTCTATTTTGTAAACCGGCGCgatgaaaaaaaacccgacTGCTTATAATTAGTGAGAATTATTTCCCGTAGTCCGGCCACTTACATGTATCGATCGATCGGCCTTCTGGGAGATACTCAAATATCGACCAATTTTCTGTcattgctattgatttaaacaactgtgaATATAGATGCAAAGTAGCAacttatttaaggaatgaattcaatatttattagttttatacgatataaaatggtttgaggCAGTTTTCGCTTTATAAAGCGGTTTAttaaaaagcgtaaactgtttcaaaccattttatatcgtataaaactaatgaattttgaatttattggttataattcaatttttttactctttattgtatataaaaacggtcatttgacctttaaattgacgtacatgtacaattgtacaAAACGTAACCTCAGGCGTATTGAtgcgtttttgacgttagtcttacttggacgtaggcaacattctttaaacgatattaaatcattttaaatcattttttagccaatcagaatgcgcgttacaaacaaaattaaattatttcagtttatgatttgggattgggcacaagttctaTACCTTTGAACGCCCTCTCCCAATACAaagatataatacaatatatgtgTACACAACATAAATAAAGGTCAGTGGATAGAATGGCAGTataaacactgtgccggataattatgccagtgccagtgaatttattttagagagagggagagagagaaagagagagagagagaatatataTTGGCCATCTGAGTAGTGTCCAAGTATAATCTTTTGCTATTCCATTTcttatcaaatgaattttttctttcttttcttataaattacatgttttcaaacaaTACTATGTATAGTGCGCATACGATTCCATGAACAAATTTACAAAGCTTTGGATTTTGGTTGCACAttgaaaaaatgagggattgaaaatacatgctcaatttgaaatttaatgcattgttgatttcttttactAGACAGAGATATctagaaaatgttaaaagtatatccgatagtttctgagatcagctgtGCACAAAATATgtcgtaaaaatttacaaaattggctgataaatcggtaccggaagtgacgataaataaaattaaaaaatgtaatatattcACATCTAGTcccatctgtgaaaaaatggttaaaTACGGTCGAATACTTTACGAAAAATCGCGAAATTTGGAAGGAAGAAatattaataagaaacagtacgaaaacaactTGATACGATCTGGATACAAGTAGGTCTTCTGTGCGATTTCGTTTTTAAATAATACCACTTAATTTCAATACAATTTCAGAATCCCCCCCCTCCACttaaaacgtatgaaaattttattaaaaattcgcttgaaacggaagacctcaataagaaacagtacgaaaactataatgCCTTCCGCTGGAAAAAGAGGACCATAAAAAACtctttaattttaacataacaTTGCAGCTTTAGTTTGTAAACCTTTTTCTCGTAACTTTAAATTGTATGAGTATCAGGCAGGATAAAAGATAACGAGATTGGTCAaatattatactttttaaacatattgttaATCAATGCACggaccaatatatatataaaataagaaaacgATTTAAAGAGAGTTTTGAATTATGTTACAGtattttgaatatcattatCGTTGCAATAAACACTTTAAACAGAGGCTGTATAACAGCCTCAGTATATTGTAATTGTCTTGCCCGTGACGTCAAATAATAAGGATTTCTTAAGCACCATCTAGCGGTGgccaaaacaataaataatcatGAGATTCAATGAAATGAATAGATGAAACATGGTGTGGTTTTTTATCGTTCGCGTATTATCAATTCTCCTGCGGAAAGGTGTCTTTCTTTATAGCTGCACACCCAACCCAACCCCGCATCTATTGATTCTCAGCCTGCTAATTCAAAACCAACTGCAGTTTGTGTGATTATCTGTGAAGCTTGAATAATATAAATCTGAATTCCCTTAAGTACTTTCAACCGTGATCGTAGTATGACGTTTTCGTTTCGTTTACCATGTTGTTTACCACTTTCTTCGATTAATTTCGTTTTGACTATTATCAGTACAGTGTTCTGGCATGCCTACCAAGCCTACTATATATAAGGATAATGAAAGCTTTAAACagaaacaaataaattgaatatcCTGCAGATTTTACTCTTTAGTGCGAAATAAAGCAACACAGTCAGTACATGGTGCATAGGAAGTATGTGGGTCACGTTTGGCGAGGCCTTACCAGCCTCACGTCGATAAAAAGAGTGATTTGGGATGTCAGCGTGTTTTTACAGTCAGCTCAagtatatcttttacaacatacaccatatcatagcatagcattaaaatctcataccatagcatagcattggaatctcataccatagcatacaatctcgtAGAAtctcattcgtcatatcataccatagcatagcatacttttatttgaaagaataaaTGCTCACATTGCAGATTAGTGGTTAATTTTGgctttttatcatttaacttcCAAAtttgtggaactcttctgtttATGGAagcgggttttttttaatctcatagcataccatagcatagcataccatatcaatAAGCCCTTAAtgtcaatttctcatagcaaagcaaaaaaaaaatcatagcatTGCAGTAagtcgcataccatagcatagcattaaattgtaaaagatatgcaatGAGTGTAAGAGTGTTGCGTGTGAAAAAAAGTTAGATACATTTgacaaaaatgttttcaaaaaattaaacagtcaACTACGGGGTCTTATAACACATATCATTTcccaaaaatattgttaaaaataggCATGGCCACTATAAATCTAacaataatataagcaatagcCATAATAACATTAAACCTGGTTTCATTTAACTGAACTTgaattttctgataaaaatcAATAGCAAAATCatgtgtttattgtgttcatGGTGCTGGTCGagagatttttatttataatattgaaaagcGACATCATTTGCTCcttgttttttatttacctAGCAATTTAGAATAATAGGTGGTAATAACAATTGTGTTCTCAACACAGCAACACAAGCTGtatacatttcaaaatagtaaacatgtatttaataagaaatgaattaaaaatgaatgcaataaattcTATTCTAAAAACTGTAAAACCACTATAATAATTTCCGTTTAAAAATGTCGTTTACAGACAATCTCCCCCTTAATCAAATCGGTAAGGCGGAGATTCTCCAATTATTAGGTTCCAAAGGTTGACAAGTATGCATTTAAATCACACAAGGAAACCTGAATGTCAGACTATAAAGGGAATGATGCATTTACAAGATCTCGGcctattatatttaaaataagttttaaagagacattaaagttaattttattCATGTTGGTTTTTCCCGTTTTTAAGCACAGTTCgataaaagaatataatttgttgaataattaaacACATTGTgtgttcaagatttttctaaaattcGTATGTTATCTTTGAAATATTAAGATATATAGCAGGCTCCAGTAAATGTTCTACCAACCCTCTCTCTTTACTCCTTATTAAAAGTCTGAAGAAGTGAAGGAGAAACTTCAACAGTACTGTACAACAATATACTTCAGAGTGGGGGAATCAGATGTGAATATTAAAAAACTCTAAAGAATTATTAGAAACTTTGAGGtcacaaaatcttaccaaaatcaatatCATCAAAACGTACGATTTTTCAACGCTTTATACCATTATTCCCCATGACAAATTATATGACTGCcgtcatgagaaaagggcccttatcttttgacgtcacaatgctcaGAAAACGACGTCAAAGTAGCGCCATTGTAAACGCAGTTTTTTATTTgctctttcaatttttttccgcGTCTGTGTTGTGCTTTTTGAATAACTAGAGTCTAGCTTTGTTTTAATACCgcgattaatattttttcaatcaaatattacatgttgatttaaaaaataaacatttaataagtgaaatataaacatgtaacgTCAATATCTACACATTTCGAACGCGTAAAATTGCATATGATTGATGCTGAAGTATCATAAAAATGATGCTTTTGCATCAGCTATGAAACTTAAAAACCACATTTTCCATTCTAgtgttatgaaatatatatgccCTAATTGGGATATCACTGTTTTTATAAATCATCTTTGGAAAACAAAGACCCGTTTCGCATACGCTTGCGCGTATGATTGAATGCGACTGATCATTGATTTACGATGATGATTTATAAAGTATAAAATCTAGACTTTTTGATATCATCGACagttgtttcttcaataaaaatggaagtcgtaaaaatgcttaccttgtcattggaaatctaaaaaattattttgttaaaaaccattctgattaCTCTAAAGTTGCCGTTAAAAATATACTcgagtttctgatagacaacatctatgtagtttttttgAAATCAAGTCTACCAAAAATCGATTGCAATTCCCATGGGTATTAAATTGTGTCTCATTGTaagcagacctatttttgtattcttattaataagaatttattcaaagctcgtatgtgaaaaaaaataaatcactcgttttggccttcaactcaacattcagatATATCGatgacgtattatcaattaacactTGTTATTTCCTTATTAAAGTCGACATATTCCAGTGAACTTGAAAAAGAAGATACCatagagtctgcgtcatctgattcatatttggatattttactggaaatggacattgatggttaCCTAACAACAGAACTTAATGATAAACGCGattacttcaatttttctataatcacctttccttacttatgtatcAATAATCCTTCATCACCtacatatggtgtttttgtctcttagttaattcgatacacaagggcatcctcttcgtatgaacagtttatAAGGCGAGGCAAGATACGGACAAAAAAGTTGGTAAAACAGGACTATTAACAGTCTCGTTTGAGGTAATCTTTTCGTAAATTCTATGGtagatacaacgaccttgtcagtaAATACAATCtgccactgggtcgcatgctgactgacgtttttcatattaattgttggaccataattaatcacctatttgtctacggacttttccggggGGGGTTTCTGATAacaacaaagagcacacggctgGTGTGACCgatcagcagaggatgctcactcctcctaggcacctgatcctacctttatctatttggaggtgcgtgttgctctgctttgaatttgtatttcgttaaATGGATTtctgagatggttgacggtttgttattgtcatattTTACATTATGGAATTTTGATTGACAGCAGTTGTCAGTGAAATTGGAGGTTTATATGAGGTTTATAAAAATTGAACAGTTTTATACAAAAACACAGgctatgaaaataatttatgcaCAGGATCACCACACACAAGACAAATTAAGCGTCATATGAACGAAATGTTACACAGGATGAAGCTCTGTCATTCAATGGAACTGAaaagttgactgaatggcacagttTCATCCTGTGCTAAAAACGTCCTTCATATAGTACGACCTCGGAACATAACGTAAAATTGACAAAAAGGGACATGATTATGATCGGCAGTtctatatctaaaaaaaatcctataacAAAATGAGATTTTAATTACACTTGTAGATtcacatttttttccttttacatattcatattttgtcTTCATCTCTTTTGACCCTTTTCATGTCAAATGCCAAAATGCGAGGTTTTTTTATTCTCTTGCAAAAAGCAACGctgaattgtttttttaataatggaTGCGAATACTACCACTATTACACTTTTTATCAGAAAGATGAGCTAGCAAAATTTGCTGTATGAACCGTCTAAAATTATTAATGTTAACGATAAATTGAGAACATTTTAACTCAAAGCATTATTTTTGCAAAGTttgtacttttttatttttgcaagaaTATCCATCAGTGTTAAaggaaaattgtcattttatagTGTTTGCGCAAAATGAGATGTAACGtttcttttatataaacattttacatatattattttttggaaaagctaaattaacaagcattctgagagtattgcataagcaatacacgttccctaccggtttgtggaaattgtgaaaacaatgcactgatatgcagaatatcgaacccgaatattaaaaaattggaatataaagaattaattttctctaatatatgtcaaccagatgctacaaaagtgtaaacttgatctaaagtttgacattttgaagctgttcagcaaatttcatattcctcaaacgcatgaacaaaaaaagtatggaaaactgaagtgggacagacagacggacggacatacggagagacagacggacggactgacggacggaaAGCTacagtcccctccggtgaaaaccggtaggggactaaaaaaatatatttatatttgatcaCTATTTACAATCGAATCATACTATCTGTAAAGTCTGCGAGATTGAGATCATGTTACCTAATATTAGGGGTTTTCAAGCAGGGGCGAAGCATGATTAGACTTAAtctttataaacaaatcatatcataCACTTTGTTGTGTGTTTAGGAAAAAGCAGCAGAAGACAGAAAATCAGCATTTAAACAAGCATACAAACAGTATAAAGAAGAGATGGAAAAGGTAAAAGCCGTACAgtgtattcatattttattgataaaaaatttaaatttcaataaaagtatacttCTTTGTGACAGAAGAGCAAAATGGTTATTATAAGTtatcttttaaacagttttttttgTTCACTTATTTTTTTGCTAGTGTTGCAAAACAAGGTTTTTTAAATCCTTTGACGATCTGCAAAATCACCACGAACTTACAAAGGCAGAGCTTGTGATTAAATTTGAGAAATCTCCTACGATGAAAGTTCCTGAGCAGGACAAAAAGTCTTCTAAAGAACTTAAAGAgaaaatagaagaaaaatatGACTTCTATGCAACAGAAGCAGTTGTAAGTATCTTTTAAAAGATGTGAACATACATAGCAAATAACATCTCATATTAACATTATTAttcattaatgattttatttttcattttttcttttgaatttggGCCTAACTCgctttttgtttgttattgaaattgactctctctctctctctttctctctctctctttctctctctctctctctctctctctctctctctctctttatctctctcATAATAAACACATGttatcattcaaaattttatctcAACTATATTGTGCGTGAGCAGAAAAAACAATTACTGCCGTTTCACTTtctgaattaaaatttaaatctaaattGGCACTTCGACATTTTTTTAGAACAAAGCGGAATAACACTGAGACAAATATGTTATGTTCAAAACAATAAACTTTAACCAAAGATCACAGTATAAAATATCAGTTCGAAATATTTACAAAGGGACTGATTGTTGAATTATCACGCTTCAAACAAAATTGTAGGCAATTGATTGGATAAAATCAAATCACATGACGCCCTGAAAGAACTTGGTTCACTAACCACCAAAAACGGCCCTGTGACCAAAATTGTTCATTTCATACTTAAAGAATGTTCATGAGGTTACCTTtttcaagaaattaaaatttttcaattatctcAATATTTAGGTGTCCAGGAGGTTTCTAAAAAATAGCTCACCAGTTTGCCAAATAGCCGTATTATTGCAATGAAGGCATACTGCATGCTGAATTGAAATTAGTTGGTTTATCTTATACTCATTTATAAATGATGGTTTCCTGTCAATAATAATCAGAAGAAAAAGTCTGCACTCAActtttaaacaagtttaataaTTGTTAAGGTTACCATGGCAACCACAGAATCTGATTAAATcatcattcatatatatatttataaatacatgtgagTGTTTACACTGATGACTattatttcaaacacaatgattttttctttcaaaagttacctgttttatataatgtactaaatatttgatataatggaataaataacaatttccATGGTAACCAATTAAACTTGTCACTTAGCAAcgttatatatcatatatagttataATAAGAACAACAATGAATCagtttctacagtacatgtagcTAAATGTAGCTCCACAAAATACAACTGCTCATCTGTTTCCTTTTGCATAGATTTTTTTATACAGTGTTATCAATTCTGAACATTTTACAccatacaatatcatttttacaattgaGATCAATATTCAGAATGCACAGTTTTAATTATATGTAGATAATTCAAAGAATGCATAATTATTTATACATATGCATTATATGTACACTTACTTTTTTACATCCACATTTATATTCTTCaagacaattatttaatgcaatcattacatgtatatggcatAATATTataaaccattttttaaaagcatgacaaattaattaagtTAGCAGAATCAAAGTTAGTTCATTGAAGAAACAAGTTAAATACCCTGACAAGAAATGTATAATTACATCAATAAAGTAAATGTATTAACTACAAGTCATGTTACAATGCACTCTATTTATTCAACAACAATTGAGCTACCACCAAGATATCCTTGTACATGCTTTTGACAATAAATCAAATTACAATCACACATGGCACTCGAACACacatacatgcacatgtacactCATAAAAATCATTCTTCAGGCAAACTTTCACCACTATCACTATCAGACTCATCAACACTTGCTGGAATATCAGCTGCATCCAAGACATGTTTGCACCAATCTCTCACACCCAATGATTTATCACTACCATACCTTGCACTGCTAAGGTACCAAATAACTGCTGCAATGTGGGAGCACATCCCGACAACTCTTGCTCCTGCTCTACATGTGCAGTACCAAGATTCCACTGTACTCTCACTGTAATGGATCCAAAGTTGGTACTTCTTGGACGAAATATGTCTACTCTGGATCTTTGCTCTGAGGAGTGTGTTGTCCTCTTCATGAAAGTAAATGTCACTCTCACCATCCAAATGCTCCTGCATATAACTAGACGATAACTTCAGTTGATATGTTCCGCAGGTAAGATTCCTGAGTTCCTCATCATCAAGTCTAGGAAACGAATCCAAATCTACTTCTGAGGCCGATTTCAATACAGCAATTTTCCTCTGCAGTCCATTCTCATCAACAAACGTCTTCAAGTGATTAACCTGATTTAAAATCcatttcaataatatttcaaactgtTTCGGAAAATTTTCAGCATCcatttacaataaatattatacaatgcATTAGTGTAAGTAAACAAATTGTATTGATACAAAACAAGttaatgtttaaacaaaaaccTATATCATTTTTAAGACAAATACTGGTATTTGCATTTGATTCCTTACCTGCTTGGACAGATGAAGCATTTTAGCAGCTTCTGCATCATCCTCATCTTTGCTGGTACAGGAGCTCAATGGAGGTGAGAATTTATTGGACACTGCACACACGATCCTTACATATTCTCCTATGTTCGGAATCTGAATGGTTGGCAAAACACGGTCCAGATATCTCCATCTCTTGATACGAGCATTTGATGACTCAACGACCCAACGCACCTGACGAAAAATATACTTATCATTAATTATTTGTGATTTATATTAACATagactttgctaaattagtaccGGTATGCTTTTTTGGAGACCGAGTACCAGATGTAAACAATTTGTCAGTGgtataatatttcacaaatgTGTTCAttgcacttaaaaaaaaaccattattaCTGATACATACCTTTGTCACTAGCCGACTCATATTGGCATCCTCTGTTGACATCTGCTTTTGTCCAGCCTTCAAAAATGTTGGCATTTCGGCCTGTATCCCTAGATCAGCCAACAAAGGCAGGGCATCTCTGAAGCCCCTGTCCACGACGAATACATCATCTTCATTAAGCCAGGAGCGGATACTTTCAGCATTGCTGTTGATAATGTGACTGAGGATGGATGCATCATTGTTACTTCTATCAGCTACATGTAAATAGGGGCCCAGTT
This genomic interval carries:
- the LOC128163814 gene encoding uncharacterized protein LOC128163814, with amino-acid sequence MLHLSKQVNHLKTFVDENGLQRKIAVLKSASEVDLDSFPRLDDEELRNLTCGTYQLKLSSSYMQEHLDGESDIYFHEEDNTLLRAKIQSRHISSKKYQLWIHYSESTVESWYCTCRAGARVVGMCSHIAAVIWYLSSARYGSDKSLGVRDWCKHVLDAADIPASVDESDSDSGESLPEE